From Herpetosiphonaceae bacterium, a single genomic window includes:
- a CDS encoding sulfotransferase codes for MTIKVIGAGFGRTGTSSLQAALEQLGFGKCYHMREVFAHPEHARIWLAASQGKSVDWDALLAGYQATVDWPGCTFYREMMAHYPDAKVLLSVRDADRWHQSALNTIYGFRRNAPPKWLWWLKSPSWRLHRRMGDSIIWDGTFGGRFEDKHHAISIFKRHNAEVQRAVPAERLLVYDVKQGWEPLCRFLGVPVPDTPFPHLNDTAEFQRMLRQRLRSDRLALNGALMLVMLGLGLLVWLRQRWSE; via the coding sequence ATGACGATCAAGGTGATCGGAGCGGGCTTTGGCCGCACGGGGACCAGCTCGCTTCAGGCGGCGCTGGAACAACTGGGCTTCGGCAAGTGCTACCACATGCGCGAGGTCTTCGCCCATCCTGAGCATGCGCGTATCTGGCTCGCCGCCAGCCAGGGTAAATCTGTCGATTGGGACGCGCTGCTCGCAGGGTACCAGGCCACGGTCGACTGGCCGGGCTGTACCTTCTACCGCGAGATGATGGCGCACTATCCCGACGCGAAGGTGCTGCTCAGCGTGCGCGATGCCGATCGATGGCATCAGAGCGCGCTCAACACGATCTACGGCTTTCGGCGCAACGCTCCGCCAAAATGGCTGTGGTGGCTGAAATCGCCGTCCTGGCGCTTGCACCGCCGCATGGGCGACAGCATCATCTGGGACGGCACGTTCGGCGGCAGGTTCGAGGATAAACATCACGCCATTTCGATCTTCAAGCGGCACAACGCGGAAGTGCAGCGAGCGGTGCCCGCCGAGCGGCTGCTGGTCTACGATGTCAAGCAGGGCTGGGAGCCGCTCTGCCGCTTCCTGGGCGTGCCCGTGCCCGATACGCCCTTTCCCCATCTCAACGATACCGCCGAGTTTCAGCGCATGCTTCGGCAGCGGCTCAGGAGCGATCGGCTGGCGCTTAACGGCGCGCTGATGCTGGTTATGCTGGGCCTGGGGCTGCTCGTGTGGCTGCGCCAGCGCTGGTCGGAGTAG
- the pulA gene encoding pullulanase-type alpha-1,6-glucosidase: MSVHRWKRAAALLPLVALLASVLPYQATAVLASHTPTPASVTIAGSLQSEAGCSGDWQPECATTHLTYDATDTVWQGSFALPAGSYEYKAALNDGWAENYGRNATPGGDNIPFTLADPGTVKFYYDHKTHWVASNKNAVIATVPGSFQSELGCSGDWQPDCLRSWLQDPDGDGTYTFSTTGLPAGNYEAKVAINESWAENYGENGAPGGANIAFTVPSDGAEIFFSYDPISHVLTISAEGAPKGNIGLAQAHWVAADTIAWKVAGGAANTYRLHFDPDGGLTLTPGGITGGQSVTLTYDPNGLSPAILAKFPHLAGYAALKIDLDEYNDPDIRQILKGQIAVSATDGEGKLVDATSLQIPGVLDHLYSYSGELGVIYSANVPTLKLWAPTARSVKLHVFADSNPATISTVYPMDYDESVGVWSVTGAAGWTGKFYLYEVEVFVRATGRVERNMATDPYSLSLSMNSTRSQIVNLDDPGLKPAGWASVRKPALSAPEDIVLYELHLRDFSANDATVPAEHRGTYKAFTDTSTNGMKHLRALARAGLTHIHLLPVFDIATINENKAQREDPDPALLASYPPDSEEQARIVTEYAEKDSFNWGYDPYHYTTPEGSYSTNPDGPTRIVEFREMVQSLNENGLRVVMDVVYNHTNASGQAEKSVLDKIVPGYYHRLNSSGNVETSTCCQNTATEHDMMEKLMVDSVVTWARHYKVDGFRFDLMGHHMKEDMIKVRAALDALTIAQDGVDGSKIYVYGEGWNFGEVANNARGVNATQLNMGGTGIGTFNDRMRDAARGGGPFDSGQDLKKQGFINGLYYEPNALDQGDAAAQKNRLLLYQDQIRVGLAGNLRDYLFTDRTGATVKGSDVDYNGSPTGYTLDPQETINYVEAHDNQTLFDIIQTKAPLDATIDERVRMHNLGMDLVALTQGVPFFQAGQDMLRSKSLDRNSYNSGDWFNKLDFTYESNNWGVGLPPGENEANWPILKPLLANPALKPGKADILTAVEHFRELLRMRKSSLLFRLQTAAQIQQQVRFLNTGPDQQAGLIVMSIADSGATDLDDQYEQIVVLFNANDEPQTFTDSSLTGKRLALHPEQAVSSDPIVRTASYNQATGTFTIPARTTAVFVMQEKFKIRMPIMFKNP, encoded by the coding sequence ATGTCCGTCCATCGTTGGAAGCGAGCGGCTGCGCTCCTGCCGCTTGTGGCACTGCTAGCCTCAGTGCTGCCCTACCAGGCGACCGCCGTTCTGGCGTCGCACACGCCGACCCCCGCCAGCGTGACGATCGCCGGGTCGCTGCAAAGCGAGGCTGGCTGTAGTGGCGATTGGCAGCCCGAATGCGCTACCACACATCTAACCTACGATGCGACCGATACCGTCTGGCAGGGCAGCTTCGCGCTCCCGGCTGGCAGCTACGAGTATAAGGCTGCGCTCAACGACGGCTGGGCCGAAAACTACGGGCGCAATGCGACTCCCGGCGGCGACAATATTCCATTCACGCTCGCCGATCCGGGCACGGTCAAGTTCTACTACGACCACAAGACCCACTGGGTGGCCTCGAACAAAAACGCGGTGATCGCCACAGTGCCGGGCAGCTTCCAGAGCGAGCTGGGCTGTAGCGGCGACTGGCAGCCCGACTGTCTGCGCTCCTGGCTGCAAGATCCCGACGGCGACGGCACCTACACCTTTAGCACTACCGGCCTGCCCGCTGGCAACTACGAGGCCAAAGTCGCGATCAACGAAAGCTGGGCCGAAAACTACGGCGAGAACGGCGCGCCCGGCGGCGCGAATATCGCCTTTACCGTGCCGAGCGACGGTGCCGAGATCTTCTTCAGCTACGATCCGATCAGCCACGTGCTGACGATCAGCGCCGAGGGAGCGCCCAAGGGCAACATCGGCCTGGCGCAGGCACACTGGGTAGCGGCGGATACGATCGCCTGGAAGGTGGCGGGCGGCGCGGCCAACACCTACAGGCTCCACTTCGATCCCGACGGCGGCCTGACTCTGACGCCGGGCGGCATTACCGGAGGCCAGTCGGTCACGCTGACCTACGATCCCAACGGCCTGAGCCCGGCGATCCTGGCGAAGTTCCCGCATCTGGCGGGCTACGCGGCGCTCAAGATCGATCTCGACGAGTACAACGATCCCGATATTCGCCAGATCCTCAAGGGCCAGATCGCGGTGTCCGCGACCGACGGCGAGGGCAAGCTGGTCGACGCGACCTCGCTGCAAATTCCGGGCGTGCTCGACCACCTGTACAGCTATAGCGGCGAGCTGGGCGTGATCTACAGCGCCAACGTGCCGACGCTCAAGCTGTGGGCACCGACTGCCCGCTCGGTCAAGCTGCACGTCTTCGCCGACTCCAATCCGGCGACAATCAGCACGGTCTACCCGATGGACTACGACGAGTCCGTCGGCGTCTGGAGCGTCACCGGAGCGGCTGGCTGGACCGGCAAGTTCTACCTGTACGAGGTCGAGGTCTTCGTTCGCGCCACGGGCCGCGTCGAGCGCAACATGGCGACAGACCCGTACTCGCTCAGCCTGTCGATGAACAGCACCCGCAGCCAGATCGTCAACCTGGACGATCCCGGCCTGAAGCCCGCCGGATGGGCGAGCGTGCGCAAGCCAGCGCTCAGCGCTCCCGAAGACATCGTGCTCTACGAGCTGCATCTGCGCGACTTCAGCGCCAACGACGCGACCGTGCCAGCCGAGCATCGCGGCACCTACAAAGCCTTCACCGACACCAGCACCAACGGCATGAAGCATCTGCGCGCGCTGGCGCGGGCGGGCCTGACCCATATCCACCTGCTGCCGGTCTTCGACATCGCCACGATCAACGAGAACAAGGCCCAGCGCGAAGATCCCGATCCGGCGCTGCTCGCCAGCTACCCGCCCGACTCCGAGGAGCAGGCGCGGATTGTGACGGAGTACGCCGAAAAAGATAGCTTCAACTGGGGCTACGATCCCTACCACTACACGACGCCTGAGGGCAGCTACTCGACCAATCCCGACGGCCCGACGCGCATCGTCGAGTTCCGCGAGATGGTCCAGTCGCTCAACGAGAACGGGCTGCGCGTGGTGATGGATGTGGTCTATAACCACACCAACGCCAGCGGACAGGCCGAAAAGTCAGTGCTCGACAAGATCGTGCCGGGCTACTACCACCGCTTGAACTCCAGCGGCAACGTCGAGACGAGCACCTGCTGCCAGAACACGGCTACCGAGCACGACATGATGGAAAAGCTGATGGTCGATTCGGTGGTGACGTGGGCCAGGCACTATAAGGTCGACGGCTTCCGCTTCGATCTGATGGGCCACCACATGAAGGAGGACATGATCAAGGTGCGCGCGGCGCTGGACGCGCTGACGATCGCCCAGGATGGCGTGGACGGCTCCAAGATCTATGTCTACGGCGAGGGCTGGAACTTCGGCGAGGTCGCCAACAACGCGCGCGGCGTCAATGCTACGCAGCTCAACATGGGCGGCACCGGCATCGGCACCTTCAACGATCGGATGCGCGACGCGGCGCGGGGCGGCGGTCCCTTCGACAGCGGCCAGGATCTCAAGAAGCAGGGCTTTATCAACGGCCTCTACTACGAGCCCAACGCGCTCGATCAGGGCGATGCCGCAGCGCAGAAGAATCGGCTGCTGCTCTACCAGGATCAGATCCGTGTGGGGCTGGCGGGCAACCTGCGCGATTATCTCTTCACCGATCGCACCGGAGCGACCGTTAAAGGCTCGGATGTCGACTACAACGGCTCTCCGACGGGCTACACGCTCGATCCGCAGGAGACGATCAACTATGTCGAGGCGCACGACAACCAGACGCTCTTCGATATTATCCAGACCAAAGCACCGCTCGACGCGACGATCGACGAGCGCGTGCGGATGCACAACCTGGGCATGGATCTGGTAGCGCTCACGCAGGGCGTGCCTTTCTTCCAGGCCGGGCAGGACATGCTGCGCTCGAAGTCGCTGGATCGCAACAGCTACAACTCCGGCGACTGGTTCAACAAGCTGGATTTCACTTACGAGAGCAATAACTGGGGCGTCGGCCTGCCGCCGGGCGAGAACGAGGCCAACTGGCCGATCCTCAAGCCGCTGCTGGCGAATCCGGCCCTCAAGCCGGGCAAAGCCGACATCCTCACGGCGGTCGAGCACTTCCGCGAGCTGCTGCGCATGCGCAAAAGTTCGCTGCTCTTCCGGCTGCAAACCGCAGCGCAGATCCAGCAGCAGGTCAGGTTCCTCAACACCGGGCCGGATCAGCAGGCTGGCCTGATCGTGATGAGCATCGCCGACAGCGGCGCGACTGACCTGGACGATCAGTACGAGCAGATCGTCGTGCTCTTCAACGCTAACGACGAGCCGCAGACCTTTACCGATAGCTCGCTGACGGGCAAGCGGCTGGCGCTGCATCCTGAGCAGGCAGTGTCGAGCGATCCCATCGTCCGCACGGCCAGCTACAACCAGGCGACCGGCACGTTCACCATCCCGGCGCGGACCACCGCGGTCTTTGTGATGCAGGAGAAGTTCAAGATCCGCATGCCGATCATGTTCAAGAACCCGTAA
- the queG gene encoding tRNA epoxyqueuosine(34) reductase QueG, with protein sequence MQETIAQLTAALKAEGQRLGFDLLGIAPAVPPPHAAALDDWLSAGYAGEMHYLARNAARRSDPREAVPGARSIVVCGVHYRAAEPDPSLWNDPGRGQISRYAWGDDYHDLLLPRLRELQAWLEQRVGRAAIGRSYVDTGPVLERPVGVMAGLGFQGKNTLLIHPRQGSWFFLGEILVDVELAYDEPQPVGGCGGCTRCLQACPTQAFVGPHVLDARRCISYLTIELKGPIPRELRPLIGNHIYGCDVCQEVCPWNARWGEYTKQPEFAPRPELVAPALLDLIGMSDEEFRERFKGSPIKRTKRRGLLRNVAVALGNWGDPQAVPALIGALRDHEPLVRGHAAWALGRIGGAAALDALVERRAAEDDAWVCEEIDLALDEARSRT encoded by the coding sequence ATGCAAGAGACGATTGCTCAACTGACCGCCGCGCTCAAGGCCGAGGGGCAGCGGCTTGGCTTCGATCTGCTGGGGATCGCGCCCGCCGTGCCGCCGCCGCACGCCGCCGCGCTCGACGATTGGCTGTCAGCGGGCTATGCCGGTGAGATGCACTACCTGGCGCGCAACGCGGCGCGCCGCTCCGATCCCCGCGAGGCGGTGCCGGGCGCGCGCTCGATCGTCGTCTGCGGCGTGCATTACCGCGCCGCCGAGCCCGATCCGTCGCTGTGGAACGATCCCGGTCGCGGCCAGATCTCGCGCTACGCCTGGGGCGACGACTACCACGATCTGCTGCTGCCCAGGCTGCGCGAACTGCAAGCCTGGCTGGAGCAGCGCGTTGGGCGGGCCGCGATCGGGCGCTCGTATGTGGATACCGGCCCGGTGCTGGAGCGTCCGGTCGGCGTGATGGCGGGCCTGGGCTTTCAAGGCAAGAATACGCTGCTGATCCACCCCCGCCAGGGCTCGTGGTTCTTCCTGGGCGAGATCCTCGTCGATGTCGAGTTGGCCTACGACGAGCCGCAGCCGGTAGGCGGCTGTGGCGGCTGCACGCGCTGTCTGCAAGCCTGCCCGACGCAGGCGTTCGTCGGGCCGCACGTGCTGGATGCCCGCCGCTGCATCTCGTACCTGACGATCGAGCTGAAGGGTCCGATCCCGCGCGAGCTGCGCCCGCTGATCGGCAACCACATCTACGGCTGCGATGTCTGCCAGGAGGTCTGTCCCTGGAATGCGCGCTGGGGCGAGTACACGAAGCAGCCGGAATTCGCGCCACGGCCAGAGCTCGTCGCGCCCGCGCTGCTGGATCTGATCGGTATGAGCGATGAGGAGTTTCGGGAGCGCTTCAAGGGCAGCCCGATCAAGCGGACCAAGCGCCGGGGCCTGCTGCGCAACGTGGCGGTCGCGCTCGGCAACTGGGGCGATCCGCAGGCCGTGCCCGCGCTGATCGGCGCGCTGCGCGACCACGAGCCGCTGGTTCGTGGGCACGCCGCCTGGGCGCTGGGGCGCATCGGCGGTGCGGCGGCGCTCGATGCGCTGGTCGAGCGGCGCGCGGCTGAGGATGATGCATGGGTCTGTGAGGAGATCGATCTGGCACTCGACGAGGCGCGGAGTCGTACGTAA
- a CDS encoding alpha-amylase family glycosyl hydrolase — protein sequence MTTHRWRRAASLLPLFALLATVLPLQGARAATVIATVAGNFQSEIGCPDDWQPACDNSLMSDSDNDGIYTFTIAAGGLPTGSYEYKVALNRTWDLSYPANNVSFTIAASDNSITFSYNSATNDVSHTITGSRPPAQDNDIFWDGLAHNSRDTLYRTPGGAVTSDTQVLVRFRTFHNDVTGVTLRSYHTGLGAEKLFEMQRVATGVDCYQPALHYTCDFWQATVDANRIGTLYYRFIAKDGTKTVYYEDDSDVRDGGWGAPYNPAESQDRGFVITVYDPNFRLPIRWMQEGVVYQIFPDRFRNADPKNDPTPDKDNPRLSTDPRYAYPNGEEVTNTQPQYDQIVRMKWGELPEGYCRNYQEITVADCPKRFAQPGSGREEPRGRDYYGGDLEGVTEKLQYLKDLGVTVIYFNPIFAAGSNHRYDTRDFKIIDPYLGDLGDWKTLQREAQELGIRIILDGVFNHMSSDSPIFDRYHNWKSDKLTLAMKHQIYMPLVPQAAQGNGPGPVQGACESVSSPYRSWFRFRQPAATEPAVCAPYTRTSDSYYSSWAGFDSLPQLSEEPVVQNYIFGAEDSVARYWLQEGGDGWRLDVMQDKSIPFWEGFRAQVKDVDPDAIIIGELWKKFDVLPYVQGNTADSAMNYRLRDAVLGLLVPGAFDAKGFPGSGNPIPPSDFADRLLSVREDYPDAAYYSLMNLLDSHDTERLLWTLTPGAENRQQREANAANLAEGKQRQRIAAMIQATMPGAPTIYYGDEVGLTGDDDPDDRRTYPWGDARVRADGDTRDPDLDLLAYYSRLTEMRRGNQAMIDGDLRFLLTDDTNGTVAYGRKHENHAAIVAINASKQQRTLTIPVAGYLPNSTVLVDVVGCGVSDYPREFTVANGTLTLTLPALCSLSLMTRDADLTPTAAPTNLQATASGLSVALSWTGVAGASGYNVYRSPVTRGGFELVNTVPITSPGFIDNSTDLRSGQRYYYVVKALDNLGNESAPSNEASAVPSYPIGWANLQWPPTLTYTVSAVNPTDTVYGQVYIENVTIQPGATPGLIAQLGYGAAGSDPRLWNTWVGMEFNANVGNNDEFKGNLQPTVPGTYDYFTRYSTNGGTSWTYGDLDGIESGSFADQTDSPGKLTVNPNPDQTPPDAPANLQASNGGATTVRLSWTASTATDVYRYDIYRSTTAGSGYVRVASVDENTTEFADTDLLTGTRYYYVVRAVDEANNTSPPSNEASAVPLARDVQVTFEVTVPAGTPADRTVYIVGNQPQICNWCNPHTVALTKGADGKWRVTLTFTEGTEVEYKYTLGSWDFVEKDASCGEVGNRQIRVVGDGSNTQLVTDTVANFRSVPPCGA from the coding sequence ATGACCACCCACCGCTGGAGGCGTGCGGCGTCGCTATTGCCGCTGTTTGCGCTGCTGGCAACTGTGTTGCCGTTGCAAGGAGCCCGCGCGGCGACGGTTATTGCGACTGTTGCCGGAAATTTTCAAAGCGAGATCGGTTGTCCTGACGACTGGCAGCCCGCCTGCGACAACTCGCTGATGAGCGACTCGGATAACGACGGGATTTACACGTTTACCATCGCGGCTGGCGGATTGCCGACCGGCTCGTACGAGTACAAGGTCGCGCTCAACCGCACCTGGGATCTGAGCTATCCCGCCAACAACGTCTCGTTTACGATCGCCGCCTCGGACAACAGCATCACGTTCTCCTACAACTCGGCGACCAACGACGTGTCGCATACGATCACCGGCAGCCGTCCTCCGGCTCAGGACAACGACATCTTCTGGGACGGCCTGGCGCACAATAGCCGCGACACGCTCTACCGCACGCCGGGCGGTGCCGTCACTTCCGACACCCAGGTGCTCGTGCGCTTCCGCACCTTCCACAACGATGTCACGGGCGTGACGCTGCGGAGCTACCACACCGGCCTGGGCGCGGAGAAGCTCTTTGAGATGCAGCGGGTAGCCACGGGCGTGGACTGTTACCAGCCCGCGCTGCACTACACCTGCGACTTCTGGCAGGCGACCGTCGACGCCAACAGGATCGGCACGCTGTACTATCGCTTCATCGCCAAGGACGGCACCAAAACCGTCTACTACGAGGACGATAGCGATGTGCGCGACGGCGGCTGGGGCGCGCCATACAATCCCGCCGAATCCCAGGATCGCGGCTTTGTGATCACGGTCTACGATCCCAACTTCAGGCTGCCGATCCGCTGGATGCAGGAGGGCGTGGTCTATCAGATCTTCCCCGATCGCTTCCGCAACGCCGATCCGAAGAACGATCCGACGCCCGACAAAGACAACCCGCGCCTCAGCACCGATCCGCGCTACGCCTATCCCAACGGCGAGGAAGTCACCAACACGCAGCCGCAGTACGATCAGATCGTGCGCATGAAGTGGGGCGAGCTGCCGGAGGGCTACTGCCGCAACTACCAGGAGATTACCGTCGCCGACTGTCCCAAGCGCTTTGCGCAGCCCGGCAGCGGCAGGGAAGAGCCGCGTGGCCGCGATTACTACGGCGGCGATCTTGAGGGCGTTACCGAGAAGCTGCAATATCTTAAGGATCTCGGCGTCACCGTGATCTACTTCAACCCGATCTTCGCCGCAGGCTCCAACCACCGCTACGATACCCGCGACTTCAAGATCATCGATCCGTATCTCGGCGATCTCGGCGACTGGAAGACGCTTCAGCGCGAGGCGCAGGAGCTTGGCATTCGGATCATCCTCGACGGCGTTTTCAACCATATGTCGTCGGATAGCCCGATCTTCGATCGCTACCATAACTGGAAGAGCGACAAGCTGACGCTGGCGATGAAGCACCAGATCTATATGCCGCTGGTGCCGCAGGCCGCGCAGGGCAACGGACCCGGCCCGGTCCAGGGCGCGTGCGAGAGCGTCAGCTCGCCCTACCGCTCGTGGTTCCGCTTCCGCCAGCCCGCCGCGACCGAGCCTGCCGTGTGCGCGCCCTACACCCGCACCAGCGACAGCTACTATAGCTCGTGGGCCGGCTTCGATAGCCTGCCGCAGCTTTCGGAAGAGCCGGTGGTGCAGAACTACATCTTCGGCGCTGAGGATAGCGTCGCGCGCTACTGGCTCCAGGAGGGCGGCGACGGCTGGCGTCTGGATGTGATGCAGGATAAGAGTATTCCCTTCTGGGAGGGCTTCCGCGCGCAGGTCAAAGATGTCGATCCTGACGCGATCATCATCGGCGAGCTGTGGAAGAAGTTCGATGTGCTGCCATACGTCCAGGGCAATACCGCCGACAGCGCGATGAACTACCGGCTGCGCGATGCCGTGCTGGGCCTGCTCGTGCCGGGCGCGTTCGACGCCAAGGGCTTTCCCGGCAGCGGCAACCCGATCCCGCCGTCGGACTTCGCCGATCGGCTCCTGTCGGTGCGCGAGGATTATCCCGACGCCGCCTACTACTCGCTGATGAACCTGCTCGACTCGCACGATACCGAGCGGCTGCTCTGGACGCTCACGCCAGGAGCCGAAAACCGGCAGCAGCGCGAAGCGAACGCCGCTAATCTGGCCGAGGGCAAGCAGCGCCAGCGTATCGCCGCGATGATCCAGGCGACCATGCCGGGCGCGCCGACGATCTACTACGGCGATGAGGTTGGCCTGACCGGCGACGACGATCCCGACGATCGCCGCACCTATCCCTGGGGCGATGCCAGGGTCCGCGCCGACGGCGATACGCGCGATCCCGACCTCGACCTGCTGGCCTACTACTCGCGCCTGACCGAGATGCGCCGTGGCAATCAGGCGATGATCGACGGCGACCTGCGCTTCCTGCTCACCGACGACACCAATGGCACGGTCGCGTATGGCCGCAAGCACGAGAACCACGCCGCGATCGTGGCGATCAACGCCAGCAAGCAGCAGCGCACCCTGACGATCCCAGTGGCGGGCTACCTGCCCAACAGCACCGTGCTGGTCGATGTGGTCGGCTGTGGCGTGAGCGACTATCCCCGCGAGTTTACCGTCGCCAACGGCACGCTCACGCTGACGCTGCCCGCGCTGTGCAGCCTGTCGCTGATGACCCGCGACGCCGATCTGACGCCGACCGCCGCGCCGACTAATCTTCAGGCCACCGCCAGCGGCCTGAGCGTCGCGCTGAGCTGGACCGGCGTGGCGGGCGCGAGCGGCTACAACGTGTATCGCAGCCCCGTGACTCGTGGCGGCTTTGAGCTGGTAAACACCGTCCCGATCACCTCCCCAGGCTTTATTGACAATAGCACCGATCTACGCAGCGGCCAGCGCTACTACTATGTCGTCAAGGCGCTCGACAACCTCGGCAACGAGAGCGCGCCGTCGAACGAGGCCAGCGCCGTGCCGAGCTACCCGATCGGCTGGGCTAACCTGCAATGGCCGCCGACGCTGACGTACACCGTCAGCGCGGTCAACCCCACCGACACAGTCTATGGTCAGGTCTATATCGAGAACGTCACCATCCAGCCGGGCGCGACACCGGGGCTGATCGCGCAGCTTGGCTACGGGGCGGCAGGCAGCGATCCGCGCCTGTGGAACACCTGGGTCGGGATGGAGTTCAATGCCAACGTCGGCAATAACGACGAGTTCAAGGGCAACCTCCAGCCGACCGTTCCGGGCACCTACGATTATTTCACGCGCTATAGCACCAACGGCGGCACAAGCTGGACCTACGGCGATCTGGACGGCATCGAGAGCGGCAGCTTCGCCGATCAGACCGATAGCCCCGGCAAGCTGACGGTCAATCCCAACCCGGATCAGACGCCGCCGGACGCCCCGGCCAACCTTCAGGCCAGCAACGGCGGCGCGACGACCGTACGGCTGAGCTGGACCGCATCGACGGCTACCGATGTGTATCGCTACGACATCTACCGCAGCACCACGGCGGGCAGCGGCTACGTCAGGGTCGCCTCGGTCGATGAGAACACCACCGAGTTCGCCGATACCGATCTGCTGACCGGCACGCGCTACTACTACGTCGTGCGAGCGGTGGACGAGGCCAACAACACATCGCCGCCAAGCAACGAGGCCAGCGCCGTGCCGCTCGCCCGCGACGTGCAGGTCACGTTCGAGGTCACGGTTCCGGCGGGCACGCCAGCCGACAGGACGGTCTATATCGTGGGCAACCAGCCGCAGATCTGCAACTGGTGCAACCCGCACACCGTCGCGCTGACCAAGGGAGCCGACGGCAAGTGGCGCGTCACACTGACCTTCACCGAGGGCACCGAGGTCGAGTACAAGTACACGCTCGGCTCGTGGGACTTCGTGGAGAAAGATGCTTCGTGCGGCGAGGTCGGCAACCGCCAGATCCGCGTCGTCGGCGATGGCTCGAACACGCAGCTGGTGACGGATACCGTCGCGAACTTCCGCAGCGTCCCGCCGTGCGGCGCGTAG
- a CDS encoding O-methyltransferase, which yields MSQDQWTAVDRYITDLFVPPDEALDAALQASSEAGLPQINVAPNQGKLLHILALAHGARSILEIGTLGGYSTIWLARALPAGGRLISLEADPTHAEVAQANLAQAGLSGVVEVRLGKALDTLPQLAAEGHGPFDLVFIDADKPNTAAYFEWALKLTRRGSLIITDNVVRNGAVIDAASDDDNVQGVRRFNAALAAEPRVTATVLQTVGSKGYDGLAFAIVTGE from the coding sequence ATGTCTCAAGATCAGTGGACTGCGGTTGACCGCTATATCACGGATTTGTTTGTGCCGCCTGACGAGGCGCTGGATGCGGCGCTACAGGCGTCGAGTGAGGCCGGTCTGCCACAGATCAACGTCGCGCCAAACCAGGGCAAGCTACTGCATATCCTGGCGCTGGCACATGGGGCGCGATCGATTCTGGAGATTGGCACGCTGGGCGGCTACAGCACGATCTGGCTGGCGCGGGCGCTGCCCGCAGGCGGCAGGCTGATCAGCCTGGAGGCCGATCCCACGCATGCCGAGGTGGCACAGGCCAATCTCGCGCAGGCCGGTCTGTCGGGCGTGGTCGAGGTGCGGCTGGGAAAGGCGCTCGACACGCTGCCGCAGCTTGCCGCCGAAGGCCACGGCCCGTTCGATCTGGTTTTTATCGACGCCGACAAGCCGAACACGGCGGCCTATTTCGAGTGGGCGCTCAAGCTGACGCGGCGCGGCAGCCTGATCATCACCGATAACGTCGTGCGCAATGGCGCGGTGATCGACGCGGCCAGCGACGACGACAACGTTCAGGGCGTGCGCCGCTTCAACGCCGCGCTGGCAGCCGAGCCGCGCGTGACAGCGACGGTGCTTCAGACCGTGGGCAGCAAAGGCTACGACGGCCTGGCCTTCGCGATTGTCACCGGCGAATAG
- a CDS encoding sulfotransferase: MTIKVIGAGFGRTGTSSLQAALEQLGFGKCYHMREVFVHPEHPWMWLAATEGRPVNWDALFAGYQATVDWPGCTFYRQLMAHYPDAKVLLSVRDPAKWYTSALNTIYSSHRPSLENWLFRLNPRTRHKWRMINNIWKATFHGRFEDQAYAIDVFKRHNAEVQRAVPAERLLVYDVKQGWEPLCRFLGVPVPDTPFPHLNDTAEFQQMVARRERRARLTVGAAASLAVLGAVLLARMRQRPVY; this comes from the coding sequence ATGACGATCAAGGTGATCGGAGCGGGCTTTGGCCGCACGGGGACCAGCTCGCTTCAGGCGGCGCTGGAACAGCTGGGCTTCGGCAAGTGCTACCATATGCGCGAGGTCTTCGTCCATCCTGAGCATCCCTGGATGTGGCTGGCGGCGACAGAGGGCAGGCCGGTCAACTGGGATGCGCTGTTCGCGGGGTACCAGGCCACGGTCGACTGGCCGGGCTGTACCTTCTACAGGCAGCTCATGGCGCACTATCCCGACGCCAAGGTGCTGCTCAGCGTGCGCGATCCCGCCAAATGGTACACCAGCGCGCTCAACACAATCTACAGCAGCCATCGACCGTCGCTGGAGAACTGGCTGTTCAGGCTGAACCCACGGACACGCCATAAGTGGCGCATGATCAACAATATCTGGAAAGCAACCTTTCACGGCAGGTTTGAGGATCAGGCGTACGCGATCGACGTGTTCAAGCGCCATAACGCCGAGGTGCAGCGAGCGGTGCCCGCCGAGCGGCTGCTGGTCTACGATGTCAAGCAGGGCTGGGAGCCGCTCTGCCGCTTCCTGGGCGTGCCCGTGCCCGATACGCCCTTCCCCCATCTCAACGATACCGCCGAGTTTCAGCAGATGGTCGCGCGGCGCGAGCGAAGAGCGCGGCTCACTGTCGGCGCGGCTGCGTCGCTGGCGGTGCTGGGCGCTGTGTTGCTCGCTCGCATGCGACAGCGACCTGTCTACTAG